From Elaeis guineensis isolate ETL-2024a chromosome 16, EG11, whole genome shotgun sequence, a single genomic window includes:
- the LOC105059159 gene encoding uncharacterized protein isoform X5 produces the protein MLFKKRWPEHIKKIQPINCVTTQYASGMCSLVNQSVDWQQLYWEKHLQSCLDDAAEIALLPAFDGYIGELRISDSIVNAIGHTGNIACNCLKLSYHCNKFGHYARCLKLQNVLCVAEICELLRGSKLQALVFRRIISSAQVNGLCMLLNQHWETLLSLEFIYCRLPPNTINQICNSICKEGSRIHGIQHLCVRSSTIFDRKSSSMPPGLLSFISSGRSLVSLHFCETKMQPIFATIIFDTLLQSSSGIVTLEISDNNIAGWLSKVDKKSTDFSSLLGSNLSLKSLSVLSLRGNNLHKEDAEELNRILVHMPNLRSLDLSDNPLTDDGIRNLIPYIIRALEKAHPLSDIKIENCNLSGMGVSELLGNLPTLKEPLKTLSLADNDLGSYVAAPLAKFLGNSGVRVLNIEDIELGPLGFQELEKEMPNKMALFDINISKNRGGIRAAYFVAKVILQAPDLVSINAGGNIMPPESVKVIYDALKQSKGKLERLDFTGNTQLCHSSYISVLLEFHCHGKPIVVIPSLRTTDAPYDDDP, from the exons ATGTTGTTTAAGAAGCGCTGGCCTGAGCACATCAAGAAGATTCAACCAATCAACTGTGTAACAACACAATACGCTTCTGGAATGTGCAGCTTGGTGAACCAAAGTGTTGACTGGCAGCAGCTGTACTGGGAAAAGCATCTTCAGAG TTGCTTAGATGATGCTGCAGAGATAGCCTTGCTTCCTGCTTTTGATGGGTACATTGGTGAACTAAGAATCTCAG ATAGCATTGTGAATGCAATTGGTCATACTGGGAATATAGCTTGTAACTGCTTGAAATTATCATACCATTGCAACAAATTTGGGCACTATGCAAG ATGCCTGAAACTTCAAAATGTGCTTTGCGTTGCGGAAATATGT GAGTTGTTGAGAGGCAGCAAGTTGCAAGCTCTGGTTTTCAGAAGGATAATCTCCAGTGCTCAG GTTAATGGATTGTGCATGCTTCTGAACCAGCATTGGGAGACATTGCTATCTCTTGAGTTTATTTATTGTCGACTTCCTCCTAATACCATCAACCAGATTTGCAATTCTATATGCAAAGAGGGATCTCGAATACATGGGATCCAACACCTCTGTGtcagatcatcaaccatctttgaTCGCAAGTCATCTTCCATGCCACCTGGTCTTTTATCTTTTATATCATCAGGAAG GTCCTTGGTCTCACTACATTTTTGTGAGACTAAGATGCAACCAATATTTGCAACAATAATTTTTGATACTCTCCTCCAGTCTTCATCTGGTATAGTGACTCTTGAGATATCGGATAACAAT ATTGCAGGTTGGCTTTCTAAGGTTGACAAGAAATCCACAGATTTCTCATCATTATTAGGATCAAATTTGTCTTTGAAATCATTGAGTGTTCTCAGTCTTAG GGGAAACAATTTGCACAAGGAGGATGCTGAAGAACTTAATCGTATCTTGGTTCATATGCCTAATTTAAGAAGTTTAGATTTGAGTGACAATCCATTAACAGATGATGGAATCAG GAATCTAATTCCATACATTATCAGGGCTCTTGAAAAAGCTCATCCCCTTTCAGATATAAAGATAGAGAATTGCAATCTTTCAGGCATGGGAGTGTCTGAACTTTTAGGAAACCTCCCGACCTTGAAGGAACCACTTAAAACACTCTCTCTTGCAGATAATGACCTTGGCAG TTATGTAGCAGCACCATTGGCAAAATTCTTGGGGAACTCTGGTGTAAGAGTACTTAACATTGAAGATATTGAGTTGGGACCATTGGGCTTCCAAGAACTTGAGAAAGAAATGCCTAACAAGATGGCTCTTTTTGACATCAACATAAG CAAAAATCGGGGTGGGATCAGAGCTGCATATTTTGTTGCCAAAGTCATTTTACAAGCTCCAGATCTTGTATCAATAAATGCAGGAGGTAATATCATGCCTCCTGAGTCTGTGAAAGTCATTTATGATGCATTGAAACAGTCAAAAG GTAAACTGGAGCGATTGGACTTTACTGGAAACACTCAGTTATGCCACTCTAGCTACATTTCCGTGCTTCTGGAATTTCATTGCCACGGAAAACCTATTGTAGTCATTCCATCACTGCGAACAACAGATGCACCCTATGATGATGATCCATAG